A single region of the Oenococcus kitaharae DSM 17330 genome encodes:
- a CDS encoding thymidylate synthase — protein MSQNEAQYLNLAKKILTEGHEKMDRTKTGTRSLFGAQMRFDLNEGFPLLTTKKVFFGLIKSELLWFLRGDNNIRFLLQHHNHIWDEWPFKKWVQSSDYTGPDMTDFGLRAQNDPIFAAQYNEQKQIFTDRILNDDAFNQKFGNIGDVYGKLWRSWPDNQDDGVVDQISRLMSEIKNNPNSRRLILTAWNPETTPFAALPSCHVLSQFYVADGKLSLQMYQRSGDFFLGVPFNIASYSLLLSMVAAQTGLQVGEFIHTIGDAHIYSNHIEQISEQLTRPMHELPTLKLNPQVKSIFDYHMADIKIENYIHEDPIKAPVAV, from the coding sequence ATGAGCCAAAACGAAGCGCAATACCTCAATCTCGCTAAAAAAATTCTCACAGAAGGCCATGAAAAAATGGACCGGACCAAGACAGGCACGCGGTCTTTATTCGGCGCTCAGATGCGTTTTGACTTGAATGAAGGTTTTCCTTTATTGACAACTAAAAAAGTCTTTTTCGGCTTGATTAAATCAGAACTATTATGGTTTTTACGCGGAGATAATAATATCCGCTTTCTGCTGCAGCACCATAACCACATCTGGGACGAATGGCCCTTTAAAAAATGGGTCCAAAGCAGCGACTACACGGGTCCGGACATGACAGATTTTGGTCTTAGGGCTCAAAATGACCCTATTTTTGCCGCACAATATAACGAACAAAAACAAATTTTCACAGATCGCATTCTCAATGACGATGCTTTCAACCAAAAATTCGGAAACATCGGTGATGTATACGGCAAACTCTGGCGCAGCTGGCCTGATAACCAAGATGACGGCGTTGTTGACCAAATTAGCCGTTTGATGAGTGAGATCAAAAACAACCCCAATTCTCGACGCCTGATCCTGACAGCCTGGAACCCCGAAACAACACCATTTGCAGCTCTGCCATCCTGTCACGTTCTTAGCCAATTTTATGTCGCAGATGGCAAACTAAGCCTGCAGATGTATCAACGGTCCGGTGATTTCTTCCTCGGCGTTCCCTTTAACATTGCCAGCTATTCCCTGCTGCTTTCTATGGTCGCAGCACAAACCGGCCTGCAAGTGGGCGAATTTATCCACACAATCGGTGATGCGCATATTTACAGCAATCACATTGAACAAATCAGCGAGCAGCTTACCCGGCCAATGCATGAGCTGCCAACCTTGAAATTAAATCCGCAGGTCAAATCAATTTTTGATTATCACATGGCCGACATTAAAATCGAAAATTATATTCATGAAGATCCAATCAAAGCTCCGGTAGCAGTTTGA
- a CDS encoding 5-formyltetrahydrofolate cyclo-ligase: MTIIDDKQALRDQQKTRLAAIDPAEKKEQSLSLYRQLFENLDWQSSDRVAITLSLPLELSTRPIIQQAWELDKHVFVPKIVDKKMIFVEFTETTKIIKGKMSISEPEGAAAFPKNDIDLMIVPGLAFTKTGKRLGFGAGYYDRYLSDYSGKTLSLALNDQLLAAIPTDKLDVRVQQVLAPEN; the protein is encoded by the coding sequence ATGACAATAATAGATGACAAACAAGCATTGCGCGATCAGCAAAAAACACGTTTAGCAGCAATTGATCCCGCGGAAAAAAAAGAACAATCTCTGTCTTTATATCGCCAGCTTTTTGAAAATCTTGATTGGCAGTCGAGCGATCGTGTCGCGATTACCTTGAGTCTTCCGCTCGAATTATCCACGCGTCCGATCATTCAGCAGGCTTGGGAATTGGATAAACATGTTTTTGTACCAAAAATCGTTGACAAAAAAATGATCTTTGTTGAATTTACAGAAACAACAAAAATCATCAAGGGCAAAATGTCAATTTCCGAACCAGAGGGGGCCGCAGCTTTTCCAAAGAATGATATTGATCTCATGATCGTACCGGGTTTGGCCTTCACAAAGACTGGTAAACGCTTGGGATTTGGGGCCGGTTACTATGACCGTTACTTGTCGGACTATAGCGGAAAAACGCTTTCTTTGGCTTTAAATGATCAGTTACTAGCAGCTATCCCGACTGATAAGCTGGACGTCAGAGTTCAACAAGTTTTAGCGCCCGAAAATTGA
- the dapB gene encoding 4-hydroxy-tetrahydrodipicolinate reductase, whose amino-acid sequence MKTILLAGAAGKMGQAIQQVIAKHDDWQLSAVLLHHPSAQSAFPAETKIFYKLDEIQGDYDVWLDVTRPETVFQNAAWAIEHHIHPIIGTSGLTDDQIQTLQQAALKAKTGGIIAPNFSISAVLMMYFSGLAAKFMSNASIEEIHHPDKVDAPSGTAKMTAAILAQAGAATAKPDDRRLDGQSQSNLVDGIQIISKRQAGYVAYQSVNFANDYETLSIAQNSLDRKSFMSGVQLAIKNADQQTTLLVGLDKMMGLK is encoded by the coding sequence ATGAAAACCATTCTATTAGCCGGTGCGGCAGGAAAAATGGGTCAGGCCATTCAACAGGTAATCGCAAAACACGATGATTGGCAGCTGTCGGCCGTTTTACTGCACCATCCGTCGGCGCAATCAGCCTTTCCTGCCGAGACAAAAATCTTTTACAAATTAGATGAAATCCAAGGCGATTATGATGTGTGGCTGGATGTGACACGGCCGGAAACCGTGTTTCAAAACGCTGCTTGGGCAATTGAACATCACATCCATCCGATTATTGGTACGAGCGGATTGACTGATGATCAAATCCAAACGCTCCAGCAGGCAGCATTAAAGGCAAAGACCGGCGGTATTATTGCGCCGAATTTCAGTATTTCAGCTGTCTTGATGATGTATTTTTCCGGCTTGGCAGCGAAATTTATGTCCAATGCCAGCATTGAAGAAATTCATCATCCGGACAAAGTCGATGCCCCCAGCGGCACGGCTAAAATGACAGCTGCGATACTCGCTCAAGCAGGCGCAGCGACAGCCAAGCCTGACGATCGCCGCCTAGATGGTCAATCACAAAGCAATTTGGTTGACGGCATTCAAATTATTTCCAAACGTCAGGCAGGTTACGTTGCCTACCAATCAGTTAATTTCGCTAATGACTATGAAACTTTGTCGATTGCACAAAATAGCTTGGATCGCAAATCCTTTATGTCAGGCGTACAATTAGCAATTAAAAACGCCGATCAGCAAACAACTTTGCTAGTCGGTTTGGATAAAATGATGGGGTTAAAATAA
- a CDS encoding metallophosphoesterase has protein sequence MIFVTSDTHFFDTALLGHPHFAPERQHFLSVNEMNDAIVDAWNQTVQPEDTVYHCGDIGVFYRQGSKEEMLDLLTNLHGNLIFVKGNHDSHDFFKYLNSHNFKSENGADKFAFEDVGAYFKYDHRQYFLTHYPLIFGITKNSINLHGHIHHSSIDIKENINVGIDSADFDYFPKEMKPIFGAPLSMEKIEYLIKAKSDDFAKRR, from the coding sequence ATGATCTTTGTGACCTCGGATACACATTTTTTTGACACTGCTCTATTGGGACATCCCCACTTTGCTCCTGAACGGCAGCACTTTCTTTCGGTCAATGAAATGAATGATGCCATTGTCGACGCTTGGAATCAGACTGTTCAGCCGGAAGATACGGTTTATCATTGCGGCGATATCGGCGTTTTCTATCGGCAAGGCAGCAAAGAGGAGATGCTGGATCTATTGACAAACCTGCATGGCAATCTGATTTTTGTCAAAGGCAACCACGACAGCCATGATTTCTTCAAGTATCTGAATAGCCATAATTTTAAATCCGAAAATGGTGCAGATAAATTTGCCTTCGAGGATGTCGGCGCCTACTTCAAATATGACCATCGACAATACTTTTTGACACATTATCCTCTGATTTTCGGTATCACGAAAAATAGTATCAATCTTCACGGGCACATTCATCACAGTTCGATTGATATTAAAGAAAACATCAATGTCGGCATCGACTCGGCAGATTTTGATTATTTTCCCAAAGAAATGAAACCAATCTTCGGTGCGCCTCTTTCTATGGAGAAGATTGAATATTTGATCAAGGCGAAATCCGATGATTTTGCAAAAAGGCGATAA
- the glyA gene encoding serine hydroxymethyltransferase: protein MAKNFLDPELSKAVLGEEERQKHNIELVASENFVSKAVRQAQGSVLTNKYSEGYPGKRYYGGNEYIDIAENLAIERAKELFGISYANVQPHSGSTANFEAYMAFLHPGDKILGMNLDSGGHLTHGASVSFSGKLYQAESYKVNPETELLDYDTILKQAKEFQPKLIIAGASAYSRTIDFQAFRDIADEVGAYLMVDIAHIAGLIAAGLHPSPVGLADVITTTTHKTLRGPRGGMILADEKYARKINSAVFPGSQGGPLDHVVAAKAAAFYEDLQPEFKTYSAQIIKNAKAMADAFSKEDDIRVVSGGTDNHMFTLDLTKTGLTGKKAQELLDSVSITLNREALPNEKLSPFVTSGVRIGTPAMTTKGMKEADMLQIEQFIMRAIHHAGDTAALAQIKQEVFDFMDKFPFDSDPF, encoded by the coding sequence ATGGCAAAAAATTTTTTAGATCCTGAGTTATCAAAAGCCGTATTAGGCGAAGAAGAGAGGCAGAAGCACAATATCGAGTTGGTTGCTTCTGAAAATTTTGTTTCTAAAGCAGTCCGTCAGGCGCAAGGGAGCGTTCTGACGAATAAGTATTCCGAAGGGTATCCTGGCAAACGCTATTATGGCGGCAATGAGTACATCGATATTGCTGAGAACCTGGCAATCGAACGTGCTAAGGAACTCTTTGGTATTTCTTATGCTAATGTTCAGCCGCATTCAGGTTCGACTGCTAATTTTGAGGCCTACATGGCCTTTCTGCATCCGGGAGATAAGATTCTCGGCATGAATTTGGATTCTGGCGGCCACTTGACACACGGTGCCAGTGTGAGTTTTTCAGGCAAACTTTATCAAGCCGAATCATATAAAGTCAATCCAGAAACTGAATTGCTGGATTACGATACTATCTTAAAACAAGCTAAAGAATTCCAGCCGAAATTGATTATTGCTGGTGCTTCAGCTTATTCGCGGACGATTGATTTTCAGGCTTTTCGCGATATTGCCGATGAAGTCGGTGCCTATTTGATGGTTGATATTGCCCATATTGCTGGCCTGATCGCAGCTGGCCTGCATCCTAGCCCTGTCGGTTTGGCAGATGTCATTACTACCACGACGCATAAGACATTACGCGGTCCTCGAGGCGGCATGATTTTGGCTGATGAGAAGTATGCAAGGAAAATTAATTCAGCTGTCTTCCCTGGTTCTCAAGGCGGCCCCCTGGATCACGTTGTCGCAGCTAAGGCAGCTGCTTTTTATGAAGATTTGCAGCCGGAATTCAAGACTTATTCGGCCCAGATTATTAAGAATGCCAAGGCAATGGCTGATGCGTTTTCTAAGGAAGATGATATACGTGTTGTTTCAGGCGGTACGGATAATCATATGTTCACTTTGGATCTGACTAAGACTGGCCTGACTGGTAAAAAAGCGCAGGAATTATTAGATTCAGTTTCGATTACGTTGAATCGAGAAGCACTGCCTAATGAGAAGCTGTCGCCATTTGTTACTTCTGGTGTCCGGATTGGTACGCCAGCAATGACTACCAAGGGTATGAAGGAAGCGGATATGCTGCAAATCGAGCAGTTTATTATGCGTGCCATTCATCATGCCGGTGATACAGCAGCTTTGGCTCAAATCAAGCAGGAAGTTTTCGACTTCATGGACAAATTTCCTTTCGATTCGGATCCTTTCTGA
- a CDS encoding aspartate-semialdehyde dehydrogenase, with amino-acid sequence MAKEYNVAILGATGAVGNRMREQLALSNIPVKSLKLLATSRSAGQKQTFRGQTYIVEEAKPESFEGIDLVLSSAGGSVSKHFLPEAVKRGAVCVDNTSYFRMNPSVPLVVPEVNPQALSYHKGIVSDPNCSTIQMVVALKPVFDKFGVDKVIVSTYQAASGAGQSGWNELEKEAADYLDKKEMQANILPVKSAAKHYPLAFNLLPQIDVFEDDGYTHEEWKMIHETKKIFFDDMNSDKIKVTATSVRVPVPVSHGESVYFQVADGAEASVSEIQKAIADGAGLVLQDDPSQQLYPQPINAAGKRETFVGRVRADNENPGSYWMWVVSDNLLKGAAWNAVQIAEELVKRDLLHVDDPKASYELFKEN; translated from the coding sequence ATGGCAAAAGAATATAATGTTGCAATTTTAGGCGCTACGGGCGCTGTCGGCAACCGTATGAGAGAACAGCTGGCATTATCGAATATTCCAGTTAAATCGTTGAAGCTGTTGGCAACTTCACGGTCAGCTGGCCAAAAGCAGACTTTTCGAGGACAGACATACATAGTTGAAGAAGCCAAGCCTGAATCTTTTGAAGGCATTGATTTAGTTCTGTCTTCTGCTGGTGGTTCAGTTTCCAAGCATTTTTTGCCAGAAGCTGTTAAACGCGGAGCGGTCTGTGTTGACAATACGTCCTATTTTCGCATGAATCCATCTGTGCCATTGGTTGTCCCTGAGGTAAATCCACAAGCACTGAGTTACCACAAAGGGATTGTTTCGGATCCGAATTGTTCAACAATTCAAATGGTGGTGGCTTTAAAGCCTGTCTTTGATAAGTTTGGAGTTGATAAGGTAATTGTTTCCACTTATCAGGCAGCATCCGGCGCTGGCCAATCCGGATGGAATGAATTGGAGAAAGAGGCCGCCGACTATCTGGACAAAAAAGAGATGCAGGCGAATATTCTGCCAGTCAAGTCAGCAGCCAAACATTACCCGCTAGCCTTTAACTTGCTTCCACAGATTGATGTTTTTGAGGATGACGGTTATACGCATGAAGAGTGGAAAATGATTCATGAAACAAAGAAAATTTTCTTTGACGATATGAATTCCGATAAAATTAAGGTGACCGCAACCAGTGTGCGTGTTCCGGTACCGGTCAGCCATGGCGAATCAGTTTACTTTCAGGTAGCTGATGGAGCTGAAGCTTCTGTTTCAGAGATTCAAAAAGCAATTGCAGATGGTGCTGGCCTTGTTTTACAAGATGATCCGTCACAACAGCTTTATCCCCAGCCGATTAATGCCGCCGGCAAACGAGAGACTTTTGTTGGCCGAGTTCGTGCCGACAATGAAAATCCTGGCAGTTACTGGATGTGGGTCGTGTCTGATAACCTGCTGAAGGGCGCTGCTTGGAACGCTGTACAGATTGCCGAAGAGTTAGTTAAAAGAGATTTGCTTCATGTGGATGATCCTAAAGCTTCATATGAATTATTTAAGGAGAACTGA
- a CDS encoding bifunctional metallophosphatase/5'-nucleotidase, with amino-acid sequence MAHEFITILHTNDLHSHIEHWPRIANWLKTRRAFLQAQGHFVLTFDIGDFIDRSDANTQASWGKANTDLLNDAGYDAVTIGNNEGLALPHDRMEDLYSQRKFAVLLDNILENNRQLPDWAEAYRIFVTPAGTRISAFGLTAAYESTYPLNDWLPVQPLDVLPSLMQRVIAQSDIRILLSHLGLPTDQALADHFNELSVILGAHTHHLLPHGQRVNQSILAAAGKYGENVGEVTLEIDNHAIVAQDAHTIKFEDLPEVASEGSFISNWQRTGRELLTDQAMAFLPAERSRKQQVNDCAEALMVNFHTQIAMLSTGMFLEDLAEGPLNAFSLLTDMPHTINPMKIDIDGSVLLKLFDEVQSQRDHLFNLHINGSGFRGDTFGEMLFFGIQKADVDPDAHYEIASLDHYYFLPWFHSLQSAEVSFDFHGILRELMADYYWAHYAFKEIY; translated from the coding sequence TTGGCTCATGAATTCATTACAATTCTGCACACAAACGATTTGCATAGCCATATTGAACATTGGCCTAGGATTGCCAACTGGCTAAAAACGCGACGGGCTTTTTTGCAGGCGCAGGGCCACTTTGTGTTGACATTCGATATCGGTGATTTTATCGACCGGTCCGATGCCAATACTCAGGCTAGCTGGGGCAAGGCCAATACTGACTTATTAAATGATGCGGGTTATGATGCTGTGACGATTGGCAATAACGAAGGGTTGGCCTTACCGCATGATCGTATGGAAGATCTGTATTCACAGCGCAAGTTTGCCGTTTTACTGGATAATATTTTGGAGAATAATCGCCAATTACCGGACTGGGCAGAAGCTTATCGGATTTTTGTCACGCCGGCCGGTACACGTATTTCGGCCTTCGGCTTGACAGCTGCCTATGAATCTACTTATCCGTTAAACGATTGGCTGCCTGTTCAGCCGCTTGATGTGCTGCCTTCACTGATGCAGCGGGTGATTGCTCAATCAGACATTCGTATCCTGCTTTCGCATTTGGGGCTCCCAACTGATCAGGCATTAGCTGATCATTTTAATGAGCTTTCTGTCATTTTGGGTGCCCATACGCATCATTTGTTGCCGCATGGCCAGCGTGTTAATCAGTCTATACTCGCCGCTGCGGGGAAATATGGTGAAAATGTTGGCGAGGTCACGCTGGAAATTGATAATCACGCCATTGTTGCACAAGATGCACACACGATTAAATTCGAAGATTTGCCGGAAGTTGCTTCAGAAGGCAGCTTTATTAGTAATTGGCAGCGCACTGGGCGGGAGTTATTGACGGATCAAGCCATGGCATTTTTGCCGGCCGAACGCAGCCGCAAGCAGCAGGTAAATGACTGCGCTGAGGCTTTAATGGTTAATTTTCATACTCAAATTGCGATGCTGTCAACTGGTATGTTCCTTGAGGATCTTGCTGAAGGGCCTTTGAATGCCTTTTCGCTCTTAACCGATATGCCGCATACGATCAACCCGATGAAAATCGACATTGACGGCAGCGTCCTGTTAAAATTGTTTGATGAGGTCCAGTCTCAGCGCGATCATCTTTTTAATCTGCATATAAATGGATCGGGCTTTCGCGGCGATACCTTTGGCGAGATGCTATTTTTCGGCATTCAAAAAGCAGATGTCGATCCTGATGCACATTATGAAATTGCCAGTTTGGACCATTATTATTTTCTGCCTTGGTTTCATTCCTTGCAATCAGCCGAGGTATCCTTTGATTTTCATGGTATTTTGCGCGAATTGATGGCCGACTATTACTGGGCTCATTATGCGTTCAAGGAGATATATTGA
- a CDS encoding YitT family protein, which yields MTSSLKQIKALNLLAYTVGCAFYALSLIYVNIPNRLAEGGVTGVTLIFRALFSIDPAITNILFNLPILVIGYLKLGKRQIISTLYCILMLSFWLWLFQRYPITINLNHDPLISALLAGLLIGLGLGLVFRFGATTGGSDVIARIIEQKFGVTMGKSLFAIDAIVLAMSLIYLDLTQMMYTLIMSFVSANVINFIQDGGYSAREFLIFSKYPTEIAERIMSELERGSTYISIEGGYKKTATKAVYVVVDPSEVRQVKEIINEIDAKAFVSIRVVTEQVGEGFTFLRKKRSIFGR from the coding sequence ATGACCTCATCTTTGAAACAAATTAAGGCGCTGAACCTGCTCGCCTATACAGTCGGTTGTGCTTTTTATGCGCTCTCGCTGATTTATGTCAACATTCCCAATCGTTTGGCTGAAGGCGGCGTCACCGGTGTGACATTAATATTTCGAGCGCTTTTCTCGATTGATCCAGCGATTACGAACATTCTCTTTAATTTACCAATTCTGGTTATTGGCTATCTGAAATTAGGCAAACGGCAGATTATCTCAACCCTTTACTGCATTTTGATGTTGTCCTTTTGGCTCTGGCTGTTTCAGCGATACCCGATCACGATTAATTTAAACCACGATCCGCTCATTTCGGCTCTGCTCGCTGGACTCCTGATCGGCTTAGGTTTGGGCCTTGTTTTTCGTTTTGGTGCTACGACTGGCGGATCCGATGTAATTGCTCGTATTATTGAGCAGAAATTCGGCGTGACAATGGGAAAATCCTTATTTGCCATTGATGCCATCGTTCTGGCAATGTCGTTGATTTACCTGGATTTAACGCAAATGATGTACACGCTGATCATGTCATTCGTTTCGGCTAATGTGATTAACTTTATTCAGGACGGCGGTTATTCAGCTCGAGAATTCTTGATCTTTTCAAAATACCCAACCGAAATCGCTGAACGAATTATGTCAGAATTAGAGCGCGGCAGCACCTATATCAGTATCGAAGGCGGATATAAAAAAACAGCCACTAAGGCTGTTTACGTGGTTGTGGATCCCTCAGAAGTGCGTCAGGTCAAGGAAATTATTAATGAAATTGATGCAAAAGCCTTCGTATCGATTCGTGTGGTCACTGAACAAGTTGGTGAAGGATTTACCTTCCTAAGAAAAAAGCGCTCAATTTTCGGGCGCTAA
- a CDS encoding aminotransferase class I/II-fold pyridoxal phosphate-dependent enzyme, which translates to MPELKKGLIENVRPDIRNIKVNQIRAIDTEFRQIDGLLRLTLGEPDFNAPELVKKAMVDSIEKNHSHYSTARGSEEFRQAAANFLKRNYQLDFDPDTEILTTVGSTEAIFATLSTILKEGDELLVPSPAYPLYEQLAHVNHTKMVYIPTNDTDFVLTPQRLQETIAQHPNARAIVLTYPNNPTGVDYSREQLQQLADVIAKTNLLVVSDEIYSTLNYVSPHISIGTILPEQTVVLNGVSKSHAMTGDRIGFVAAPKELISEIVKIHQFAITAVSNPAMAGATAALNEGDAVTEQMRAEYQQRRDYLIPEFKKLGFDVAAPDGAFYLFLKIPADQNQDDVAFARELAHKALVGLIPGSCFGPGGEGYLRLSYAASENNLKEALARLQKYLAKSPC; encoded by the coding sequence ATGCCAGAATTAAAAAAAGGATTGATTGAAAACGTCCGTCCAGATATTAGAAACATCAAAGTGAACCAGATTCGTGCTATCGACACGGAATTTCGTCAGATTGACGGCCTGCTGCGTTTGACTTTGGGAGAACCGGATTTTAATGCGCCGGAATTGGTTAAAAAGGCAATGGTGGATTCTATCGAGAAAAACCATTCGCATTATTCGACTGCACGAGGCTCGGAAGAATTCCGTCAGGCAGCCGCCAACTTCTTGAAGCGGAACTATCAGTTGGATTTTGATCCGGATACGGAGATTTTGACAACCGTTGGATCAACTGAAGCGATTTTTGCTACTTTATCGACGATTTTAAAAGAAGGGGATGAGCTGCTGGTACCGTCACCAGCCTATCCGCTTTATGAGCAGCTGGCACATGTCAACCATACAAAAATGGTTTATATCCCGACAAACGATACTGATTTTGTCCTGACACCACAACGTTTGCAGGAAACAATCGCTCAGCATCCTAATGCCCGTGCGATTGTGCTGACTTATCCCAACAACCCGACTGGTGTCGACTATTCCCGTGAGCAGCTGCAGCAGCTTGCCGATGTAATCGCGAAAACGAATTTGCTGGTTGTTTCAGATGAAATCTACTCGACATTGAATTATGTCAGCCCGCATATTTCAATTGGCACCATTCTGCCTGAACAGACGGTTGTATTAAATGGTGTTTCTAAATCGCATGCGATGACCGGTGACCGAATCGGCTTTGTTGCAGCTCCCAAAGAACTGATTTCAGAAATCGTGAAGATTCATCAATTTGCGATTACGGCCGTTTCTAATCCTGCTATGGCAGGTGCGACAGCAGCATTGAACGAAGGTGATGCTGTCACCGAACAGATGCGCGCCGAATATCAGCAGCGGCGTGACTATTTAATTCCTGAATTTAAAAAATTAGGCTTTGATGTTGCAGCCCCAGATGGTGCTTTTTATCTTTTTCTTAAAATTCCAGCTGACCAAAATCAAGATGATGTGGCTTTTGCGCGTGAATTAGCGCATAAAGCTTTGGTTGGCTTGATTCCCGGTTCTTGTTTCGGTCCTGGCGGCGAAGGCTACCTGCGTTTGAGCTATGCGGCTTCAGAAAACAATTTAAAAGAAGCTTTGGCACGATTGCAAAAATATTTGGCTAAAAGCCCTTGTTAG
- a CDS encoding NCS2 family permease: MDQYFELKKNNTTIGREFVAGLTTFVSMAYILFVNPSVLGAAGMNKGAVFVATGLITAIATIFMGVVAKYPFAIAPGLGINAFFAYSVVIGMKVPWQTALAAVFIAGILFFILTIFKIREIVINSIPKDLKAAIAAGIGLFITFIGFEDGGIVAASKDTMVTLGNFGTPTTLLTIFGIILTFILYARHVPAAIFLGMIGTTIVGMLTGLIGLPTGVISAAPSLAPTFGRALVHLGDINTPQLWVAVFTFLLVTFFDTAGTLVGLAKNAGFLNEKGEIPRVGEALMSDSVGMLIAPVLGTSPTSAYIESSAGIAVGGRTGLTAIFTGILFLFSLIFSPLLSIVTSQVTAPALILVGVLMASNLADIDWKDFPVAASALLVAIGMPLTYSISDGIAFGFVTYPILMLLTGQGKKVTPVMYALGIIFIAFLILVR; this comes from the coding sequence ATGGATCAATATTTCGAACTAAAAAAGAACAATACGACAATTGGTCGGGAATTCGTTGCCGGACTGACCACTTTCGTATCGATGGCCTATATTCTTTTTGTGAATCCGAGTGTGCTCGGTGCTGCTGGAATGAATAAAGGCGCCGTCTTTGTTGCGACTGGCCTGATTACTGCCATCGCAACTATTTTTATGGGGGTTGTGGCCAAGTATCCCTTCGCCATTGCACCAGGTTTGGGCATCAACGCTTTCTTTGCCTATTCAGTTGTTATTGGTATGAAGGTGCCATGGCAGACAGCTTTGGCCGCTGTGTTTATCGCTGGTATTTTGTTTTTTATTCTCACGATTTTCAAAATTCGTGAAATCGTCATCAATTCAATTCCAAAAGATTTAAAAGCCGCAATTGCAGCCGGAATCGGATTGTTTATTACTTTTATCGGATTTGAGGATGGCGGTATTGTCGCTGCATCCAAAGATACGATGGTCACTTTGGGAAACTTCGGTACCCCAACGACTCTGTTAACCATTTTTGGAATCATCTTGACTTTTATCTTGTATGCACGCCACGTACCGGCTGCCATCTTCCTTGGCATGATCGGTACAACGATTGTCGGCATGCTGACAGGCTTGATTGGGCTGCCAACGGGGGTTATTTCCGCAGCACCATCACTTGCACCGACCTTTGGAAGAGCACTTGTTCATTTGGGAGATATTAATACACCTCAATTGTGGGTCGCTGTGTTTACCTTCCTATTGGTTACTTTCTTTGATACAGCCGGAACTTTGGTTGGCTTGGCCAAAAATGCCGGTTTTCTAAATGAAAAAGGTGAAATCCCGCGTGTCGGCGAAGCTCTGATGTCTGATTCTGTCGGCATGCTGATTGCGCCTGTCCTTGGAACATCACCAACATCAGCCTACATTGAGTCATCTGCTGGTATTGCCGTTGGCGGCCGTACAGGTCTAACAGCTATTTTTACCGGCATTTTGTTCCTGTTTTCACTGATTTTCAGTCCTTTGCTTTCGATCGTAACTTCTCAGGTAACCGCACCAGCCTTGATTTTGGTTGGTGTCTTGATGGCTTCCAACCTGGCTGATATCGACTGGAAAGATTTCCCAGTTGCTGCTTCAGCTTTGCTTGTCGCAATCGGAATGCCTTTGACTTACAGTATCTCTGACGGTATCGCATTCGGTTTTGTGACATACCCGATTTTGATGCTCCTGACTGGCCAAGGCAAAAAAGTAACGCCTGTTATGTACGCTCTTGGAATTATCTTCATTGCCTTTTTGATTCTTGTCAGATAA